The following coding sequences are from one Primulina eburnea isolate SZY01 chromosome 15, ASM2296580v1, whole genome shotgun sequence window:
- the LOC140814562 gene encoding uncharacterized protein — protein MPVKDLLLSAIFQVIFDKLASGLIFMFAHWDRIHVKLKNWSRMLSSIQAQIKDDAGEMQWLRSAIDLACEVTDLLDEMALFQGSEDLKETTRKILAYECLPRIASAYGTQEEEDNKQLPRIHQGKSSKWKKKFSPRKSYPWKSLKWKKKHPPKHKKEMRTRNKPVGDTTGPSTSTKENHDKLIYSLVDPLASKIAAWMLQSKTEYCRELYEEKTPALTHEHIQKEQSSPLHKGEGLKSSADLNIETRTSATLDSSLGKIMEQQTYMDRRLVELEKMLQQVLNCIEKQDASPICAQDSKRRRSPKLPPAKRRKTQAPEVVKYQHTLPVCNVPSTPVVDATSDTPTLFFCSFLL, from the exons ATGCCGGTGAAAGATCTCCTTCTTTCTGCAATTTTTCAGGTGATCTTTGATAAGTTGGCCTCAGGTCTGATATTCATGTTCGCCCACTGGGATAGGATTCACGTGAAGCTCAAGAATTGGAGCCGAATGTTGTCGTCTATTCAAGCACAGATTAAAGATGACGCTGGGGAGATGCAGTGGCTTCGCAGCGCCATAGATTTGGCTTGTGAGGTGACTGATCTGTTGGATGAGATGGCTTTGTTCCAGGGATCGGAGGATCTCAAGGAAACTACGAGAAAG ATTCTTGCATATGAATGTCTTCCTAGGATTGCAAGTGCGTATGGAACACAAGAAGAGGAAGATAACAAACAACTTCCTCGTATCCACCAGGGGAAATCAAGTAAGTGGAAGAAAAAGTTTAGCCCAAGGAAGTCGTACCCTTGGAAATCACTCAAGTGGAAGAAGAAGCATCCCCCAAAACACAAGAAAGAAATGAGAACTAGGAACAAGCCAGTGGGG GATACTACCGGTCCTTCGACATCAACCAAGGAGAACCATGATAAGTTAATCTATTCCTTGGTCGACCCTTTGGCATCCAAAATTGCAGCATGGATGTTACAGAGTAAGACAGAGTACTGCCGGGAACTTTATGAGGAGAAAACTCCTGCCCTAACGCATGAGCACATCCAGAAAGAACAATCCTCTCCTCTACATAAAGGGGAAGGCCTGAAATCATCAGCGGATTTGAATATAGAGACAAGAACTTCTGCAACACTGGATTCTAGCTTGGGGAAGATTATGGAACAACAGACTTACATGGATAGGAGGCTTGTAGAGCTGGAGAAGATGCTTCAACAAGTTCTCAACTGCATTGAGAAGCAGGATGCATCCCCAATCTGTGCACAGGACAGCAAAAGACGACGTTCCCCAAAGCTTCCGCCAGCAAAGAGACGAAAGACACAAGCTCCTGAAGTTGTCAAATATCAACACACTCTGCCAGTGTGCAATGTACCTTCCACTCCCGTCGTCGACGCCACAAGCGACACTCCTACCCTGTTCTTTTGTTCTTTTCTTTTGTGA
- the LOC140814162 gene encoding protein RETICULATA-RELATED 4, chloroplastic-like: MASASFSRIANQIIVSPTPRSRNNRHWPLCSITYPLLATSNFSLKLKFLHTPRRPSFVSFSGGDGGGSVGGGGSGGSGGGGGGDSDGDAGKRNKTEAIMALVEAGRSLDSIPKDLAAAIEAGKVPGSIVCRFFELEKSPFLSWLLRFGGFKERLLADDLFLTKVAIECGVGIFTKTAAELERRREKFTKELDFVFADVVMAIIADFMLVWLPAPTVSLRPPLAITAGGLNKFFYGCPDNAFQVALAGTSYSFLQRIGAIVRNGGKLFIVGTGASLVGTGITNLLIAARKVIDKTYAGESEDVPILSTSVAYGVYMAVSSNLRYQILAGVIEQRILEPLLHQQKLILGATCFVVRTGNTFLGSLMWVDYARWIGIQPRE, translated from the exons ATGGCAAGCGCCTCCTTTTCTCGCATCGCAAACCAAATCATCGTTTCTCCGACCCCAAGAAGCAGAAATAACCGCCACTGGCCTCTGTGCTCCATCACCTACCCATTATTGGCTACCTCTAATTTTTCACTGAAACTCAAGTTCCTTCATACTCCACGTCGCCCTTCATTCGTCTCCTTCTCTGGTGGAGACGGAGGGGGAAGTGTGGGTGGAGGTGGAAGTGGAGGCTCTGGTGGTGGCGGAGGAGGAGATAGCGATGGAGATGCAGGAAAGAGAAACAAGACGGAGGCGATCATGGCCTTGGTTGAAGCGGGCAGGTCATTGGATAGCATTCCAAAGGACTTGGCAGCTGCCATTGAAGCAGGGAAAGTGCCGGGTTCCATAGTGTGTCGATTTTTCGAGCTCGAGAAATCTCCTTTTCTAAGCTGGTTGCTCAGGTTTGGAGGGTTTAAGGAAAGATTGCTTGCAGATGATCTTTTCTTGACTAAAGTAGCCATTGAATGTGGTGTTGGGATCTTTACTAAG ACTGCTGCAGAGCTAGAAAGGCGTCGAGAAAAGTTTACCAAGGAGCTTGATTTCGTCTTTGCCGATGTG GTAATGGCCATTATTGCAGATTTCATGCTTGTTTGGCTACCTGCTCCTACTGTTTCTCTCCGACCTCCTCTAGCCATCACTGCAGGAGGTCTCAATAAATTCTTTTACGGGTGCCCTGATAATGCATTCCAG GTTGCTTTGGCAGGAACATCTTACTCATTTTTACAAAGAATAGGAGCAATAGTG AGAAATGGGGGGAAGCTTTTTATAGTCGGAACTGGCGCATCTCTG GTGGGCACGGGCATAACAAATCTGTTGATCGCTGCACGGAAGGTTATTGATAAAACTTATGCTGGTGAATCTGAAGACGTTCCTATACTATCGACAAGTGTTGCTTATGGTGTCTATATGGCAGTTTCAAGCAATCTGAG GTACCAAATACTTGCTGGGGTAATCGAACAACGTATTTTAGAACCTTTACTGCACCAGCAGAAACTCATTCTTGGTGCAACCTGTTTTGTTGTTCGAACTGGAAATACCTTTTTAGGATCATTGAT GTGGGTGGATTATGCACGTTGGATCGGAATACAACCCCGTGAGTAG
- the LOC140814924 gene encoding uncharacterized protein: MSSSDSDSESSSSSGSERFSESSESSRFSKSSESSQGKISLADPDFTIDPPEEEVTTHSRPGKEVRHVTQQMNISNADNLWYGHLSSHIPSGSEPKLRTLWHIPSSHQIIIPSPEDRPYLAPKGYYTFFQHHFDAGLRFPLCDFFQELSKYYKVHLGLLTPNAFRLISCFAVLFRALDLPLNCTTFSYFLVLSRSKDGPFYVTSRSSHKLFDGAPSHVKDWKKYFFFVQPPEELTCSTDWCPSFTKPKFSKIYKKDTEYLKIMRVLGDRCFNIPKLLSEDLLCHAGISPAEIKLKENAGIRVMNALFLRELSKKKAEGSSSAPQKSLIPAVTMGTKGDCSATEKKKTDSCSTTAKRPASSPTAAKKKKTGSSSSAPKRASSPPPRAKSPRPSGKQNASTDPSPPVPHSGKRKISEISVVSVSSPEGSGSDEELPPASGVHPLYTPDTAIVGRGPTQLAQKIMYQLPSEADAAFINSLGWSDLTRRTCSSITEGMMYIGELVERANTTRSTACQDLREGMALREQLQATIDEMKASHAKELSECQARGDEFLKEKQELLKEKHELQRLTEDQAKDIQKLKTDLKDSQAELEDAKVRHAAEVSSFKEEFLKSEEFVEICGPKAFHYLGVGFEGAVGLFHAQGYPPPGAPTDFIDFESFISSLPPDS, encoded by the exons ATGTCTTCTTCAGATTCCGATTCCGAGTCTAGTTCTTCGAGTGGTTCTGAGAGGTTTAGCGAGTCTAGCGAGTCCAGCAGGTTTAGCAAGTCCAGCGAGTCTAGCCAGGGTAAGATTTCCCTAGCCGATCCTGATTTTACCATTGATCCTCCTGAGGAGGAAGTCACCACTCATAGTCGTCCGGGTAAGGAAGTTCGTCACGTGACCCAACAGATGAACATATCTAACGCAGACAACTTGTGGTATGGTCATCTGTCATCCCACATCCCTTCCGGTAGCGAACCAAAACTTAGAACTTTATGGCACATTCCTTCCTCCCACCAGATTATCATTCCTAGCCCAGAGGACCGGCCCTATCTAGCCCCTAAGGGTTATTATACCTTCTTTCAGCATCACTTTGATGCAGGTCTCCGTTTCCCTTTGTGCGATTTCTTCCAAGAATTAAGCAAGTACTACAAGGTGCATTTAGGTTTACTCACGCCCAATGCTTTCCGTTTAATAAGTTGCTTCGCCGTGTTATTCAGGGCCTTAGATCTCCCTTTAAATTGCACCACCTTCTCTTACTTCTTAGTTCTGTCCAGATCAAAAGATGGACCTTTTTATGTAACCTCCCGGTCTAGCCACAAACTTTTCGATGGGGCTCCCAGTCATGTGAAGGACTGGAAAAAATACTTTTTCTTCGTACAGCCACCCGAGGAATTGACTTGCTCTACCGATTGGTGCCCTTCTTTCACTAAACCAAAATTTTCCAAGATTTATAAGAAAGATACAGAGTATCTGAAGATAATGAGGGTACTAGGAGATCGATGCTTTAACATTCCCAAACTTCTATCTGAAGATCTTCTGTGTCACGCCGGGATAAGTCCCGCGGAAATTAAGCTAAAGGAGAATGCTG GTATTAGAGTCATGAACGCTCTATTTCTCCGTGAGCtttccaagaagaaggccgaggGTTCCTCATCAGCACCCCAGAAGTCACTTATTCCGGCAGTCACGATGGGCACAAAGGGAGACTGTTCTGCTACTGAGAAAAAGAAAACAGATTCTTGCTCTACTACTGCGAAGAGGCCTGCTAGCTCCCCTACTGCcgcgaagaagaagaagacagGCTCCTCCTCCTCTGCCCCAAAGCGAGCCTCCTCTCCCCCTCCCCGTGCCAAGTCTCCTCGTCCGTCTGGCAAGCAAAATGCATCCACTGATCCTAGCCCGCCAGTCCCGCATTCTGGTAAGCGCAAGATTTCTGAGATCTCAGTCGTGTCGGTCTCTTCTCCAGAAGGGTCAGGGTCGGATGAGGAGCTTCCCCCTGCATCAGGGGTACATCCTCTATACACACCAGATACAGCCATTGTGGGGCGGGGTCCTACTCAGCTGGCTCAAAAGATAATGTATCAGCTTCCTTCCGAAGCGGATGCGGCGTTTATTAATTCACTGGGGTGGTCTGACCTTACTCGTCGGACATGCAGCAGCATCACTGAG GGCATGATGTACATAGGGGAGTTGGTGGAGCGTGCCAACACCACTCGATCTACTGCCTGCCAAGACTTGCGCGAGGGCATGGCTCTTCGTGAACAGCTTCAAGCTACTATTGATGAGATGAAAGCGTCACATGCTAAGGAGCTTTCGGAGTGCCAAGCTCGAGGTGACGAGTTTCTGAAGGAAAAACAAGAGCTTCTGAAAGAGAAACACGAGCTCCAGCGACTGACAGAAGACCAAGCTAAAGACATCCAGAAGTTAAAGACAGATTTAAAAGATTCACAAGCTGAGCTCGAAGATGCCAAGGTGCGACACGCTGCAGAAGTTTCCTCCTTCAAAGAGGAATTTCTCAAATCCGAAGAATTTGTCGAGATCTGTGGCCCGAAAGCTTTTCACTACCTGGGGGTGGGCTTCGAGGGTGCAGTCGGCCTTTTCCATGCTCAGGGCTATCCTCCGCCAGGCGCCCCTACTGACTTTATCGACTTCGAGAGCTTCATATCGAGTCTCCCCCCCGATTCCTAG
- the LOC140815408 gene encoding uncharacterized protein has protein sequence MVGRRGSRRVNSASSRPQRGPEPSHVEARQEQPRQETRTEQPRHETRVEQTRPNENVGNLTLEQLGQFIARTVDEAMRRNQESMSAGERAHRQEREENVEVHQSRVEETQPPQSGEISEMGEMWKEIQRLREQVGSRAPVPKRGSPFSLAILEEGLPPNFRQSNVGEYDGHTDPEEHLGRFENAALLHQYSDGVRCRVFLGTLVRSAQQWFNTLQPNSIQSFEDFSAAFLHRFASSKRHQKNYLSLFVMKQQEAETLRDFVQRFNTAALEIPAATPDIMISAFTQGLRGGEFFKSLVKKPPSSYDDLLARAEKYVNLEDAQRYRRMENRPGGSRVEGAERGGKKRGAGERDEDRTKGRGQFSSHIPLNRSRDKVMEVRESGERGEKSQRVESNARPPSQGRQEGSSSRSELRSRPSSRRGRGPPWIHQRIEEPRREGRGQDAPREPVEARRRADGDNHPTRGMIHMISGGATDGDSGRARKAHGRRLENFEISRSANLPQDPVISFGPDDLRGVVAPHNDALVVTATVANYDVARIFIDNGSSVNILFKSTMDQMKVEGFEFEPISTPLYGFAGHAIPPLGQIVLPLSLGHEPRRVTKMTTFTVVDTPSAYNGILGRPALKDFRAVASTYHQKLKFPVGREVGVLCGDQKVARRCYEGIVKEEGKRARVEVNMIRRGRSGLPVVKREVHEVMDEKPEIVTLGPDQKTLRIAPDLDPEVREKLITCLQANLNRFAWSAQELTGTSPEVAEHRLNILPNSRPVKQKKRHFGPEKDIVIKKEVGELLSAGHIREVQFPTWLSNVVLVPKSSGKWRMCVDFRDLNKACPKDCYPLPRIDQLVDSTAGHQYLCMLDAYQGYHQIPLAVEDQDKVSFITSEGTFCYVVMPFGLKNAGATYQRLMDKVFSKQVGRNVEVYVDDIMVKSKDSTLLIPDLVETFSTLRSYGLKLNPQKCIFGVKSGKFLGYMVTERGIEANPEKVQAIQGMVSPRGPKDVQQLTGRIAALARFISRSAHRSLPFFRTLRKAKKFEWGPDCEKAFTELKEYLAGLPVLAKPGNG, from the coding sequence atggtaggCAGGAGAGGAAGCAGAAGAGTTAACTCAGCGTCATCGCGTCCTCAGAGGGGACCCGAACCGTCTCATGTTGAGGCGAGGCAggaacaacctcgtcaagagacaAGAACTGAGCAGCCCCGTCACGAGACGAGGGTTGAGCAAACCCGTCCTAATGAGAACGTGGGAAACTTGACCTTGGAACAGTTGGGCCAATTCATCGCCCGTACAGTAGATGAGGCCATGAGGAGGAACCAAGAGTCTATGAGTGCTGGGGAACGGGCCCATCGTCAGGAGCGTGAGGAAAATGTTGAAGTCCACCAGAGCAGGGTTGAAGAGACGCAACCACCTCAGAGTGGAGAAATTAGTGAGATGGGGGAGATGTGGAAGGAGATACAGAGATTGAGAGAGCAGGTGGGAAGCAGGGCGCCGGTACCCAAGAGAGGAAGCCCTTTTTCACTAGCCATCTTGGAGGAAGGGCTCCCTCCGAATTTCCGACAATCAAACGTTGGAGAGTATGACGGACATACAGAccctgaggaacacttggggagATTTGAGAATGCGGCTCTGTTGCACCAATATTCGGACGGAGTCAGGTGCAGGGTGTTTCTGGGCACGTTGGTGAGGTCAGCCCAGCAATGGTTTAATACCCTGCAGCCCAACTCCATACAGTCGTTCGAGGATTTCTCTGCAGCCTTCTTGCACCGATTTGCCAGCAGCAAGAGGCATCAAAAGAACTATTTGAGTCTATTTGTGATGAAACAACAAGAGGCTGAAACATTGCGGGACTTTGTCCAGCGCTTCAACACTGCAGCACTAGAAATACCAGCGGCTACCCCGGACATCATGATAAGCGCCTTTACCCAAGGGCTGAGGGGGGGAGAATTCTTCAAATCGCTGGTCAAGAAGCCTCCGTCGAGCTATGATGACTTGTTAGCTCGGGCGGAGAAATACGTAAACTTGGAGGATGCTCAACGATACAGGAGGATGGAAAACCGGCCCGGAGGAAGTAGGGTGGAGGGAGCCGAGAGGGGTGGAAAGAAGAGGGGTGCAGGGGAAAGAGATGAGGACAGAACCAAAGGTAGAGGACAATTCTCATCACATATTCCTCTGAATAGGAGTCGGGATAAGGTGATGGAAGTGAGGGAGTCAGGGGAGAGGGGGGAGAAATCGCAGAGGGTTGAGAGCAATGCTCGACCTCCGTCGCAGGGTAGACAAGAAGGATCCTCGTCCAGGAGTGAACTGAGATCTCGCCCATCCTCTAGGCGGGGTCGAGGCCCTCCATGGATACATCAGAGGATCGAAGAGCCGAGAAGAGAAGGGCGGGGTCAGGATGCTCCTCGGGAACCTGTCGAAGCGAGGAGGAGAGCAGATGGAGATAACCACCCCACAAGAGGgatgattcatatgatctcggggggtGCTACTGATGGGGATTCCGGGCGAGCGCGGAAGGCCCATGGGAGGAGGTTggagaattttgaaatatcgAGGAGTGCGAACTTACCCCAGGATCCTGTCATCAGTTTTGGACCGGATGACCTCCGAGGCGTTGTGGCTCCCcataacgatgccttggtggtGACAGCCACCGTTGCCAATTACGATGTGGCACGAATTtttattgataatggaagctcTGTTAATATCCTGTTCAAGAGCACCATGGATCAGATGAAGGTGGAGGGATTTGAGTTCGAGCCGATCTCCACTCCTCTATATGGATTTGCAGGACATGCCATCCCGCCGCTCGGTCAAATTGTCCTTCCTCTATCTTTGGGACATGAGCCTCGGCGGGTAACGAAGATGACAACCTTTACTGTGGTGGACACCCCATCCGCTTACAATGGAATTCTGGGGCGACCAGCCCTCAAGGATTTCAGAGCTGTAGCGTCCACCTATCATCAGAAGTTGAAGTTTCCTGTCGGGAGGGAGGTTGGAGTCTTATGTGGGGACCAGAAAGTCGCTCGTCGATGTTATGAGGGGATAGTGAAAGAAGAGGGGAAGAGGGCACGTGTGGAGGTCAATATGATTAGAAGGGGACGAAGCGGGTTGCCCGTGGTAAAGAGGGAGGTTCATGAGGTGATGGATGAGAAGCCGGAGATCGTGACATTGGGGCCTGACCAGAAAACTCTAAGAATAGCCCCTGACCTTGACCCAGAGGTAAGGGAAAAACTTATTACTTGTTTACAAGCTAATCTCAACAGGTTCGCTTGGTCTGCCCAAGAGCTCACAGGGACGAGTCCAGAGGTAGCAGAACATCGGTTAAACATCTTACCGAATTCCCGTCCCGTGAAACAGAAGAAAAGACACTTCGGGCCCGAGAAAGATATAGTTATAAAAAAGGAGGTGGGAGAGTTGCTCAGTGCCGGGCACATTCGAGAGGTACAATTTCCTACTTGGCTCTCGAATGTCGTTCTTGTTCCGAAAAGTTCAGGAAAATGGAGGATGTGTGTGGACTTCAGAGATCTCAACAAGGCATGTCCTAAAGATTGTTATCCTTTGCCGCGGATAGATCAGTTGGTGGACTCCACAGCTGGACATCAGTATTTGTGCATGCTGGACGCTTATCAGGGGTACCATCAAATCCCCTTGGCAGTGGAGGATCAAGATAAAGTAAGTTTCATCACCTCGGAAGGAACTTTCTGTTACGTGGTCATGCCCTTCGGACTCAAAAATGCCGGAGCCACGTATCAGCGGTTGATGGATAAAGTCTTTTCTAAGCAGGTGGGGAGGAATGTGGAAGTgtatgtggatgacatcatGGTAAAGTCTAAGGATTCGACCCTGCTCATACCTGACTTAGTGGAGACATTTTCCACCCTCAGGTCCTATGGGCTGAAGCTGAACCCTCAAAAGTGTATATTTGGGGTGAAGAGTGGGAAGTTTCTGGGCTATATGGTGACAGAGAGGGGGATTGAGGCTAACCCCGAGAAAGTTCAAGCCATCCAGGGTATGGTCTCCCCTCGGGGGCCCAAAGATGTTCAGCAGTTGACAGGGAGGATTGCTGCGCTGGCACGTTTTATCTCGAGGTCCGCCCACAGGAGCTTACCTTTCTTCCGGACCTTGCGAAaagcaaaaaaatttgaatggggGCCGGATTGTGAGAAGGCTTTCACAGAATTGAAGGAGTACCTGGCCGGGCTTCCCGTCCTAGCCAAACCTGGCAACGGGTGA